Within the Nicotiana tabacum cultivar K326 chromosome 11, ASM71507v2, whole genome shotgun sequence genome, the region CGAGTTATATCACACAGATCATATCTGTTATCTAGAAAAAAATTGATCAaatctacttctttattgaattctctatcccctggattcataaatggactccTGAATTAGGTTATACAGAAGAACAAATCCCTTGTTTATATAGGGtattttacaataatttttgggacaaattgatgaagactgatcccaaaacaaaaacaTTATATGGACAAGAATTATTGGATTCTATCAAAACACAAATCCAATTATATATAACGACCCCTCAAAAAAGGATAATAGAAGAGAGCACAGTTAAACATATTGCTCGAAGAATCTCgattcaagaaggagataaaattgatttgataaatcaatacttagaagAAGTGAAAAGAAACTTGCTTCAGTCACTGGATCAGTGCGAAAAATCAGACACTTCAATGCGAAGTGAAACAAGTGGTGATGACCTCGTAGAAGATACACAACCAATACAGCCAGAGATAATATTATCTGACAGAGATATAGAAAAGGTGGAAGATTTCCTCCAACAAATGCACAATTTGGACAAGAAGAAGACTTGACAGCTTACCAGCCGCCAGGACCCActcaacagtagatacactgttcatccacagtagaaacactgttcaaaaacagtagaaacactgtgtagggacccagatgtgggacccaATTTACTATTTtagattccttttttttttgttatataagACGACTTCTTCATTTGAAGAAGGAAGAGTCGAaaccccccctctctctctactttatctcctctctctctctctctctctctcaactcCCTTTGTAAAGTTTAGCTTATTAGTTTGTAAATCAGTTGAAGattaataaaagttttgaagttcagttcatcttcagggccttgcttctcggcCTTCAAGGtacatatttattttctttttagtatttGAAATACTTAGTTTCTCTCCCAAGCCATGACTATGTCCAGCTAAACgaattcatatctatgttgaagaactaatttctcttgcatattaaccatgaagaatctagactctttcaaaatataaaggaattttaatatagtttcttggcttggttccaagatggtggtacaaTCGGTTCTGGTactgctcttattggctttgccttagtggctacgtctacccagctgtgacattaaagcccgttgaagttgtcaaaagggctatccCTTTCATAGTTaaaactgctagacacatgggctcaataagagtatgtattGGACCTAGACaagccccttgcttgggtaaaaggatatagatccttccatacagtcattaaactataatagaattgctgtatatttcgaatccttattggtcgtgcggactaccgccaacctttaaaGGTACTAAAGCAactagatctggatggccgtgcggTCTACCGCCCGCCTACCCTGATCCTGGTGTAAAtggtatctatatatatatatatatatatatatatatatatatatatatatatatatatatatatatatatatatatatatatataatatttaagttttttcttatCTTATAAATAACTTTATACTTTACGTAAGATCTTATTTTACTGctagaatttttttaatttttgaagtcaattaatctttaatatcttaagtaagttttatttaatatttaaacttacttcaaagtataaatagtcataggttatctcaatttacgtctttctatattttttatttttttctattttagttttttaattaattttttacctccatatttctagctaatttagaagaaaatctatgagtggatcaatatatatatgtatgtatgtataaagagagagagattagatttgtctaagatatatttggattatgtataagattcattaaactacttcctttaattatgtttccatttataatttctaataattaatgttgtcctacaattgccaagtggcttcattttagcttgccacttaacttaaccacaatgcatactactttccttttaatataatatagattttttttaatttttgaagtcaataaatctttaatatcttaaataagttttattttatatttaaacttacttcaaagtataaatagtcataagttatctcaatttacgtctttctatattttttatttttttatatttcagttttttaattaattttttacctccatatttctagctaatttagaagaaaatctatgagtggatcaatatatatatatatatatatatatatatatatatatatatatatatatatatatataaagagagagagagattagatttgtctaagatatatttggattatgtataagattcattaaattACTTCctttaattatgtttccatttataatttctaATAATTAATGTTGTCCTACAATTGTCAAGTGGCtttattttagcttgccacttggcttaaccacaatgcatactattctccttttaatataatatagattacaaGGTTTCAATGATGATAATGTTCACTTACTTTGTTTTGCAGGAATCATCAAAAGGAAAGAAAACCAATGAGAAGCTATCGAAAGATGTGATTGCTAAATCAATGGATCTGAAGAAGGAATAAAAAATCTGCAGATATATTCGGCCTTAATCAAGGAAATCAGATTACAAATCAAGGAGCTATTGCCAGCAAATATTCAGTATCCTTGATTAAGCTCAATCAAAGGCTTGATTGTCTCGTGAATGAAAGTTGTGATAAGGAAATTCACGATCGAATCCGGTCCTTCCCAAGAGCAGGATTCGAAGAGGCACCCTTTGGGTCAAAATCCTTTTAAAGATCTCGTGCCTCTATTTTTGATCAAGAATCAACGACTCTTTTCTCTCCTATAAGAAGTTTGCTAAGTTCAAATGGAAGACTTGCGCAACTACACACACTGTTTTCTAAGTCTGTCTACTTCTTAGCCTACACACTGTAATCTTTAGTTTACCAGTGTCTCAAAAGATAGGAAGAGCTAGAATACAAAAGAGAGTTGTGTCACTATTAGAGTTTCATTGTTGCTATACTTCGTTGGCGGTGAACGAATCAAAACCATCCTTGGTGTAATATTATCAAGACCTAAAGggaacccttgtgacccaagggaTACTGGATGTAAGTACCACACCGgtaccgaaccagtataaaatcgCTGTTTGTCATTCTCTTTCATTTCATTgttattttatattcttctctcgaTCTAGCCAATTAAAATCATCGTTAGTCGACTAATTTTTAACAGACCATAATTCACTCCCTCAAATGTACTAAACTAATAAATATACTGTACGTATTCATGATTAAGCTAAATAAAAAATATGCCAAGAAAaaactttaaataaatttaaaaagttaTACTCCATAAAagatataaatttttaaaaaaaaaattgaaatgagtATTATGCCATATCcaataaaagaaatagaaagccATATcctatataaatatttaaataaaaaatcctATAAGAATATTAGTTTATTAtataataattcaaaaataacccaTCTTGGAGTAATTATTTAACATTGAATGCtacaattaaaaaaatagccggataatatttttgcttcttaccattttctttttccctgaaaaatacaaaataaaaataatccgAAAATGAGTAGCTCTGCAACAGCGCCATGGAAGCAGCTTCTTCTCAAGTCCCTCAGCTCCAATTCCCATCTTAAGCATTCCACCTACTTTCAGCTCGTAAAATCCCTTCATTTTTGTTCCAAATTTtacttaattatttaaatacaatTTACCAAAAAATCAGTTCTTTATGATCTAATTTTGCTTCTGTTATTATTAGGCAACTGTTGGATCCAATGGCCGACCCTCTAATCGAACTGTTGTCTTCAGGTCCGTTTTCAGCCTTTTAAGCTTATAATAATGCTAAATTCAGAGATTTTTTCCATTccattgagtttttttttttttatttatttgcagAGGGTTTCAAGATGGTACTAACAAGATTCAAATTAATACTGACTCACGAAGCCGCAAGGTCTgtattaaaaagtttaaaattttgacaccctttttaattttttttattataaactTTTGCTACTTTCAAGAATTCATATAAACTATTCAAAGTTTAAAACTCTTTAATATGATGGTATCTGTATTGTGAGGATTAATTATGAATTATCTAGTTTTACGCTGGCTGTCAGCCTACTGGGAATGCGAGCAAGCTCTCACTGGCGGAGTTTAGGGAACATGGTTGTGAGGATTTATATAGCCGACCCCAATTTGTTTGGGACTGGGAcataatagttgttgttgttaacATGATGTCATCTCTGTCAAACTAGCTTTTTCGGtaaattttaatattatcttCTACTATCATTAATTTAACATAAATCACATAAATATCTTATAGTCCATGGTCATACAAACAATCGTCACATAAAATGGGACGGAAGGAGTATAAATgattgtttagtttcttttttcaatttaagttGTGAATCTTGCTTAGAACTGATGCCAGTTTACTTGAACCAGTGCAGATTGAAGAACTTAAGCATTGCCCATTCGCAGAGgtatttgaagttttgaacatttTTAATTCAGTGTTACTGAGGATAAATATAATATGATTCAGCTCCTTCTTTTCTTATGGCTTGTCAATTTGGCCTTAGTGCTTGATTTGTAAATGCACAACAGAGTTGCTTCCCTTCCGACCTTTTGCAAAAACTGAAATGTTCTGTAATTACTCCAACGTCGTTTGAACAAAATCTGGTAATGACTTAGGTATGCTGGTATTTCACTGAAACTTGGGAACAATTCCGAATTCATGGACGAGTAGATATGATTGATGCATCAAATTCTGACCCAGATAAGCTCAAGGTAATTCCAGCAAATCTTTACCATGTCGTGCATTTTTACCTATTCCTATGAGAGTTCATGAATTTGTTTTTGTTCTGCAAGTAATATACCTAAAACATGCCTCTATCTGGAGTAAGGCCTAATTCTCCGGTTTTAAGCTGTGCTAAAGCTCCAATGCATTCAGAACTTGGCTATGTCGAATTACCATGCCTTTCTGATTGTATTAAGATTTCTTTCGTTTCACCGTGGAATAGTAGCAGCGCTTTCAACAAAATTTATTGTTTGCATACTTCAGCGCTAGATATCCTTGAATTATCTGCAAAACTCATTGTTCAGTTTATGCATTTAATTCTGTCGTTAATTCCAAATGTTAAGAATATAATCAGCATAACCGGGTACAAGACTGCATAAAAGCAAGTTACTTCATCAGTCCTGGATATTTTAGAAAGTGATCGACAATGCCAGTTACTTCAAACGACATTAGCTTCATAACCGGTCAAGTAATGAGATGCGATGTATATGTAAAGATTTTGATAGTATAAAGCAGAGATCTCACTATATGTGGTGTTGATCTCTATAAAATAGAGAACTGACTCATCAACTTGACACAGTAATTAAACTTTCTGCCTCAATTTTTCTATTAGTAAATAgtatattttcttctttatattctgATAAGAACAATTCAGCAAAGAGAGGCAGCTTGGTTTGCTGGTTCGGTGAGATCAAGACTACAGTATTTGGGGCTTACTCCAGGGATTCCTTCTCTAGATGAACAACCATCACACGATTCATTGGATCCCTCGGCTGGTCCAGTTGATGCATTCTGCCTTCTAATTTTGGACCCTGAGAAGGTGCGGGTTTTCCCTGTTCATGTAATTCGCACAGACGAGAATATCACCTCTGTAACTTTTTCGTATTTGTGTTATTTACAGGTTGATTATCTGAATTTGAAGAGTAATGACAGGCTGTCATTTACGGCCGGACAAAGTGTCAATGGTGAGAACTTTTGGACACAAAATAGAGTCAACCCATGATATTTGATTTGTCATCCCATGGATTATGCTTGAACTATTGCTGGTTCAAAACCCCAATCATACTATTGGCATATGGACCGTAATGAATCTTTTTAGTACTATTGACATCATTCTGAGAGGAACGTTGTTCTATTTGACTAAATAAACTAAAATACAGCGTTTCATATGTAATACGATCTACCATTACATTATAGAAATTTGATGTCAGAATCATAAGAGacaggaaattcaggtgtgaaaaTTTTATTAATCAGATTAGTCATGGTTTTGCATACCTGTCTACAAAGACCTCCAGTATTCTTCTCTTGCTCCCTCAGTGCGCTCTACTTCTGATTGTACTATACGGATCCATGATTTGAGCGCGATATTGCTTGCAAAACTTCTGTGCAAATGAGTATTTCAGGTTATGCCAATCAGAAGCTTAAAAAAGGGACTGCGACTTTGTTTAATGAGATTGTGGAATACTCATTCTAGCAAGAAGCGTCCCCAAGGAAGGGCATGCTAGGTGATTATTCCTCTATGTAAAATTAAAGGGCCtatttatataattttagttAGTTATCTGCCAAATTGTGTGTCATAGTGGGAGTTAAGTCGTATCAGCCATGCAAGTTATGTAGTCAGTCAAGTTTCTAGACACTCTTTTATCCTTCTCCTCAAGGGATTTCTTCAGTCGTTAGAATGTGAGATATAACTTGTTCCTTTGTGGATTCATTATGGATTTGTTGGTAGAATGGAATTTAAGTAAAGCCTATTTTAGATTCCCAAAACTCGCTGAATTTAAATCTCTAGTTAAGTATTATATATAATCATTGTTCATTTCTTGGTTTCTGTAGTATGATGTACTACCAAGTTGTTCTGGGTTTAATCCATTATGATGCTTTGCATCATCAATCAAGGCTGTTGAATctgatgaaataaaaatatctatTCTCTCTGTATTGTTATATAATGACGGTGTCAAAATGCGAATACTAATCTAATGAGATTTCACAGTTCCTGATGAAATCAATCAGCTGAATTTGAAGCACATGCGTACTAAGGTACCTCATCCTAACCTCTAATGCTTCAGTTTCTGTTTGTGGTCCCTGGTATTCTTTCCATTGTATCGTTGTCTCTTGTGACAATTTGAATGAACAAATGCTTCTCCTAAGCACTTGCCAGTTGTGCTTTGAAGGAAATGTTAAAGCTGAGTGCTTAAGGTAATAAGTTTATTATCTACCATCTAATGGTATGTTTGGACTTCACAGTTTTTGTTCCTAGTAAGCTGCCAGCCAGCTTCTCGGAGTCGGTTCTCATACTTACCATTTGGCTTTTTATTGTATTTCCTATTAATGATTAATCGTTTTCCAATTTCCTGTGTTCATATATCCTACCGTCcacttctttcttttattttttactttttgtggGGAGTAGGAAGGGGCATAGATTGCCTATGTCATGTGTATATATGCCGCATAAGGGCAGCTTTTTCATGATGTTAAAGGCAAATGGATGAACAGGAAAGACAAGTCCCGATTTCAATAAAAAAACTTGGAAATCTCAACAAATGCCAAttctttgaaaaaagaaaaagagcaatGTATAGGCTTGCACACTTGGTTGGTCAAAGAATCTCcaatagaaaaaaatataaaccATCCATAATTGTTGTTATCAACCTCAACCCCAATAAACACATATATATCTACTAGCATTTGGGCAAGTCTGCTGGAGGATGAGGAAGTCTTTCTAGTGGCCCGTCCCCGTTCTTCACAATGAACACCACCGATAAGCCCCAAGATAAATGTATCTCCAAATGACAGTGCATAAACCATGCCCCTGTACATGAAAATGGTCCAACCATGAGTTTAGTACAATAGACTGTAATAATAAAGACATGAAATTTAGTTTCTAAAAATTATTACCTGGATTGTCAGCAATGAATCGAATGGCAGCCCATCCACCTACTGGAACTCCAATTGTATTCATGTATGGTGGATCTACCAGATTGAAGTTGGCTGTTTCCGGATCATAGTTTCCGGTACCGTAGCCCACAACATAAAAGCTGTAGCCATGTAAATGAATAGGGTGGTTCTCCGTTGTGACAGTTCCGGTGTCCTGTAGAATAAGTTGAACCCTAGTCCCATAGTCAAGGACATAGGTTCTAGTTCCATTTAGAGAATTTGTGTCATTAGGAGCGTTATTAGGTGCCCCGTTCACGAAATCATAGAACTTCAGGGGTACCCCGGGAAAATCTTGAGTGAAGTACCCATTGATTTTCTTGTAGTAAGCTTCTAAAATTGAGATGTTAGGTTTAATAAAGCTGATGTTATTCATTGAAGCAGCCATGACTCCACCCCCTTTAGCTTGGCAATCTTTTTGGGGATTCTTGGACCGGCATTTTTGCACGTTTAGTCCAATTGTCAAGAATAGGTTTTTGTCAATCTCCTTAGGAAAAGCTACAGGATTAAGACTTCTAAGCCCGTCCATGACTGTCTTAACTGCAAGGTTATCGTCAAAACGCGGTAAAGCTGCAGATAAACTTAAGTCGTTTTCTCTGGCACCATAATATTGGAAGTAAGCAATTGATGATATGTTTTGAAATGAGACATTCTTAGCAGATTGGTAAGGTCCCATGGCCATTGAATATCTTGCTATGGGTTGATCGGCAGCGACTAGGACATTTAGGGTTTGACCTGGACCGACCATGACTCGGTCCGTTGTCAATGGCTTTGTGTACTCTGCATCAACTTCAATGATTGTCAACTTGTGATTTGCAATGGCAAAGAAATGCTCCTGGTTCAAAGCTGCATTGACTATCCTTAACAGGTATGTCTTCCCAGGAACCACatctattttataaaaatctgaaaCAAATCATGACACTTTTAGCTAACATGAGAGGTTTAAAAGTAACAAATATTCCCATTAATGGGAGAAGCTTAATCATATTTCCTTCTTCTTTGAGTTAAAAGTTTTGAAGTAAAAGTTGAGTAATGGATGTCAAATTTACCATTAGCGGAGCAATTATAGTTAGGGCCGGGGTGGCCATTGATGGTAAAAGCATCAGCAGGTGGGGGCGCTCCACCGCTAGCTAGAACTGCCTGCTCAACTTGCATGATGTCTTTCATCCAATACTCTCCTGTATATTCCCAAGTTTGAGAACAGTAAAACAGTTTCAGGAAGTccgtgtatataagttaaatcatcTAAAAAACTCTTTGGAAATAAGATTGTTTTTGGATAAGTTATTGAGAAAATAGTTCTTGATAACATTCCTATTCCAAAAAGGACTTACGTCTTATACACAGTAAGTGCATAGTTTTTTTACACTACCAGTGTAAGATTACGTTTTATAGCAAGTTACGTACCATTTACTCTAGGTGGTCAATAAATTAAATAGAGTTGCCTGCAATAACCTTTCAAATGAGCTGATTTTGTAAATATTTAATATACTGTCA harbors:
- the LOC107760107 gene encoding pyridoxine/pyridoxamine 5'-phosphate oxidase 2: MSSSATAPWKQLLLKSLSSNSHLKHSTYFQLATVGSNGRPSNRTVVFRGFQDGTNKIQINTDSRSRKIEELKHCPFAEVCWYFTETWEQFRIHGRVDMIDASNSDPDKLKQREAAWFAGSVRSRLQYLGLTPGIPSLDEQPSHDSLDPSAGPVDAFCLLILDPEKVDYLNLKSNDRLSFTAGQSVNVPDEINQLNLKHMRTKVPHPNL
- the LOC107760106 gene encoding laccase-6-like: MINLVNTLFIYFCLTFLLYSNYSNSVKGFTSQWPRGRSTKFYDFKVQTTRITKLCNTKDIPTINGMYPGPAIYAQEDDKVIVRVTNESPYNITIHWHGIRQRLSCWYDGPSYITQCPIQTGQNFMYEFTLVQQKGTFFWHAHVSWLRATVYGAIIVYPKKGVPYPFKFPYEEHIIILGEYWMKDIMQVEQAVLASGGAPPPADAFTINGHPGPNYNCSANDFYKIDVVPGKTYLLRIVNAALNQEHFFAIANHKLTIIEVDAEYTKPLTTDRVMVGPGQTLNVLVAADQPIARYSMAMGPYQSAKNVSFQNISSIAYFQYYGARENDLSLSAALPRFDDNLAVKTVMDGLRSLNPVAFPKEIDKNLFLTIGLNVQKCRSKNPQKDCQAKGGGVMAASMNNISFIKPNISILEAYYKKINGYFTQDFPGVPLKFYDFVNGAPNNAPNDTNSLNGTRTYVLDYGTRVQLILQDTGTVTTENHPIHLHGYSFYVVGYGTGNYDPETANFNLVDPPYMNTIGVPVGGWAAIRFIADNPGAWFMHCHLEIHLSWGLSVVFIVKNGDGPLERLPHPPADLPKC